One stretch of Variovorax sp. 54 DNA includes these proteins:
- a CDS encoding dienelactone hydrolase family protein, with translation MTSFDDNRSEFDSLRPGDSTEQGATRRTALKAAIGVGYAAAVLPVAAQTAISTPAEGLKAGPIKYTVNGFEVPGYAAAPAGKTGLPVVLVIQEIFGVHEYIADTCRRFAELGYLAIAPELYARQGDPRGYTDIPKLQAEVVSKVPDAQVMADLDGALGWAKANGGDTSKAGITGFCWGGRIVWLYAATGKVKAGVAWYGRLVGQASELQPKHPVDIAASLQAPVLGLYGGKDQGIPLDTVDKMKAALATGTPAAKASSFVVYPEAGHAFHADYRPSYVKSAADDGWRRAAAWFKANGVA, from the coding sequence ATGACCTCCTTCGACGACAACCGTTCCGAATTCGATTCGCTGCGCCCCGGCGACAGCACCGAGCAGGGGGCCACGCGCCGCACTGCGCTCAAGGCCGCCATCGGTGTCGGCTACGCCGCCGCCGTGCTGCCGGTGGCCGCGCAGACGGCCATCTCGACCCCGGCCGAAGGCCTGAAGGCCGGCCCGATCAAGTACACCGTCAACGGCTTCGAGGTGCCCGGCTACGCCGCCGCGCCGGCCGGCAAGACCGGGCTGCCGGTGGTGCTGGTGATCCAGGAAATCTTCGGCGTGCACGAGTACATCGCCGACACCTGCCGCCGCTTCGCCGAGCTCGGCTACCTGGCCATTGCGCCCGAGCTGTATGCGCGCCAGGGCGATCCGCGCGGCTACACCGACATTCCCAAGCTGCAGGCCGAGGTCGTCAGCAAGGTGCCCGACGCGCAGGTCATGGCCGACCTCGACGGCGCGCTGGGCTGGGCCAAGGCCAACGGCGGCGACACCAGCAAGGCCGGCATCACCGGCTTCTGCTGGGGCGGGCGCATCGTGTGGCTCTATGCCGCCACGGGCAAGGTCAAGGCCGGCGTGGCCTGGTACGGCCGGCTGGTCGGCCAGGCCAGCGAACTGCAGCCGAAACACCCCGTCGACATCGCCGCCAGCCTGCAGGCGCCGGTGCTCGGCCTGTACGGCGGAAAAGACCAGGGCATCCCCCTTGACACGGTTGATAAGATGAAAGCTGCTCTGGCCACTGGAACCCCGGCGGCCAAGGCATCGAGCTTCGTCGTGTACCCCGAAGCAGGCCACGCGTTCCACGCCGACTACCGTCCCAGCTACGTCAAGAGCGCCGCGGACGACGGCTGGCGGCGTGCCGCGGCCTGGTTCAAAGCCAATGGTGTCGCCTGA
- a CDS encoding ZIP family metal transporter, producing the protein MNLIVILVATLVAGIGSVWLAALLLRVGVRSGGGGVNPQHLLSLAAGALLATAFMHLLPEAFESRIEPALLFAVLLFGLVFFFLLDKAELWHHGHEHHHGDVAPAKGEAHDHHGHDHGHSHGHAHHHTSPTGGGSWAVLTGDSVHCFGDGILIASAFVADIRLGLVAALAVLAHEVPHHIGDLVVLRQSSANSRAALVKVSLAGTMTMLGGIAGWWLVDQLHGWLPYFLVLAGSSFVYVALADLIPQLQKRLPARQTAAQIAWLAAGILLVTLVSRLAHGDHGHEHGHDEGHGEHGHVHKD; encoded by the coding sequence ATGAATTTGATAGTAATTCTCGTGGCGACCCTGGTCGCCGGCATCGGAAGTGTCTGGCTCGCGGCCCTGTTGCTGCGCGTGGGCGTGCGCAGCGGCGGCGGCGGCGTGAACCCGCAGCACCTGCTGAGTCTGGCGGCCGGCGCGCTGCTGGCCACGGCCTTCATGCACCTGCTGCCCGAGGCCTTCGAAAGCCGCATCGAACCCGCGCTGCTGTTCGCGGTGCTGCTGTTCGGACTGGTGTTCTTCTTCCTGCTCGACAAGGCCGAGCTGTGGCACCACGGGCATGAGCACCACCATGGCGATGTCGCACCCGCGAAGGGCGAAGCGCACGATCACCACGGCCACGATCACGGTCATTCACACGGCCACGCCCACCACCACACATCGCCCACGGGCGGCGGCAGCTGGGCCGTGCTCACCGGCGACAGCGTGCATTGCTTCGGCGACGGCATCCTGATCGCCTCGGCCTTCGTAGCCGACATCCGCCTGGGCCTCGTGGCCGCGCTGGCCGTGCTCGCGCACGAAGTGCCGCACCACATCGGCGACCTCGTCGTGCTGCGCCAGAGCTCGGCCAATTCGCGCGCGGCGCTGGTGAAGGTGTCGCTCGCGGGCACGATGACCATGCTCGGCGGCATCGCAGGCTGGTGGCTGGTCGACCAGCTGCATGGCTGGCTGCCGTACTTCCTGGTGCTGGCGGGCAGCAGCTTCGTCTACGTGGCGCTGGCCGACCTGATTCCGCAACTGCAGAAGCGCCTGCCCGCGCGCCAGACCGCGGCGCAGATCGCGTGGCTTGCAGCGGGCATCCTGCTGGTCACGCTCGTGAGCCGGCTCGCGCACGGCGACCATGGCCACGAACACGGCCATGACGAAGGACACGGCGAGCACGGCCACGTCCACAAGGACTGA
- a CDS encoding TonB-dependent receptor produces the protein MPTLSRAPALGLLALFGAVSAPVQAQTQTVAVSSLPLIEVADDAPRPNGRLDLDTPADTASRLGLTPRETPASVTVVNRAVLDARGAQNTQEALRAVPGVTAHDAPGNVGVSYRGFGSGSIAQLFNGINLQYSIAARPVDSWVYDRVEAIGGPSSFLFGSGALGGSINYITKAPERSDFAEAQLRLGTQHLKEASFGLNRRIAGDGGAGSHYARIDVNHRDANGWTDGTKSKSTQLAASLLSDFGGGLKHTLAYEYQDEDVKRPYWGTPVLNPAGGEMRIDRGTRFKNYNSADGLYAQRVQWLRSVTEWQASDALQFRNTFYAYDALRDYRNVENYRYNARNTAVIRSGALLQRHDQDVWGNRVEGIYKGQLGGLKSDWSFGLDFSVNRQTRFPNSLPGTVSTVNPYVFATEHFFEVPGMTPGFRPDRDNKVRTTALYLENRTALQPSLHLVTALRHERIDLDLANRRTVDASNPATFHRGYQPTTGRIGLVWDFAPGANLYAQYATAADPPSGVLSTASFADVRNNSELTTGRQVEVGTKLDFWQGKGTATLAAYSIRRTNIATQDPANSTLTVLVGEQSSKGVELALGLQPTPHWSLQGNLTYVDARYDQFRQGGVSLAGRTPTNTPAVVANLWVSYAFTPRLQATAGVRHVGKVYADAANTMHWPGYTLLDLGLSWQVNRTVTVVGRIRNATDRVYAANVGAGFAYLGAPRTADVSLRVSF, from the coding sequence ATGCCTACCCTTTCCCGTGCCCCCGCTTTGGGGCTGCTTGCCTTGTTCGGCGCCGTCAGCGCGCCTGTCCAAGCCCAAACCCAAACCGTCGCCGTGTCTTCGCTGCCTCTGATCGAGGTGGCCGACGACGCCCCGCGCCCCAACGGCCGGCTCGATCTCGACACGCCCGCCGACACCGCGAGCCGCCTCGGCCTCACGCCGCGCGAGACGCCGGCTTCCGTCACGGTGGTGAACCGTGCAGTGCTCGACGCGCGCGGTGCGCAGAACACGCAGGAGGCGCTGCGCGCCGTGCCCGGCGTGACCGCGCACGACGCGCCCGGCAACGTCGGCGTGAGCTACCGGGGCTTCGGCAGCGGGTCGATCGCGCAGCTGTTCAACGGCATCAACCTGCAGTATTCGATCGCGGCCCGGCCGGTCGACAGCTGGGTCTACGACCGCGTCGAAGCCATCGGCGGCCCGTCGAGCTTCCTGTTCGGTTCGGGCGCGTTGGGCGGCTCGATCAACTACATCACCAAGGCGCCGGAACGCAGCGACTTCGCCGAAGCGCAGTTGCGCCTGGGCACGCAGCACCTGAAAGAGGCTTCGTTCGGCCTGAACCGCCGCATCGCCGGCGATGGCGGCGCGGGCAGCCACTACGCGCGCATCGACGTGAACCACCGCGACGCCAACGGCTGGACCGACGGCACCAAGAGCAAGTCGACGCAGCTCGCGGCTTCGCTGTTGTCGGACTTCGGTGGCGGCCTGAAGCACACGCTGGCCTACGAGTACCAGGACGAAGACGTCAAGCGGCCCTACTGGGGCACGCCCGTGCTGAACCCGGCAGGCGGCGAGATGCGCATCGACCGCGGCACGCGCTTCAAGAACTACAACAGCGCCGACGGCCTCTACGCCCAGCGCGTGCAGTGGCTGCGGTCGGTCACCGAATGGCAGGCCAGCGACGCGCTGCAGTTCCGGAACACCTTCTATGCCTACGACGCGCTGCGCGACTACCGCAACGTCGAGAACTACCGCTACAACGCGCGCAACACGGCGGTCATCCGCTCGGGCGCCTTGCTGCAGCGGCACGACCAGGACGTGTGGGGCAACCGCGTCGAAGGCATCTACAAGGGGCAGCTCGGCGGGCTGAAGAGCGACTGGTCCTTCGGGCTGGACTTCAGCGTGAACCGGCAGACGCGCTTTCCCAACAGCCTGCCGGGCACCGTGAGCACGGTGAACCCGTATGTCTTTGCCACCGAGCATTTCTTCGAGGTGCCGGGCATGACGCCCGGCTTCCGGCCCGACCGCGACAACAAGGTGCGGACCACCGCGCTGTACCTGGAAAACCGCACCGCGCTGCAGCCGTCGCTGCACCTCGTGACGGCACTGCGCCACGAGCGCATCGACCTCGACCTGGCCAACCGCCGCACCGTGGACGCGTCGAACCCGGCCACCTTCCATCGCGGCTACCAACCCACGACCGGCCGCATCGGCCTGGTGTGGGACTTCGCGCCCGGCGCCAACCTGTACGCGCAGTACGCCACGGCGGCCGATCCGCCGTCGGGCGTGCTCTCGACCGCCTCGTTCGCCGACGTGCGCAACAACAGCGAGCTCACCACCGGCCGGCAGGTCGAGGTCGGCACCAAGCTCGACTTCTGGCAGGGCAAGGGCACGGCCACGCTCGCGGCCTACAGCATCCGCCGCACCAACATCGCGACGCAGGACCCGGCCAACAGCACGCTCACGGTGCTCGTCGGCGAACAGTCGTCGAAGGGCGTGGAGCTGGCACTCGGGCTGCAGCCCACGCCGCATTGGTCGCTGCAGGGCAACCTCACGTATGTCGATGCGCGCTACGACCAGTTCCGCCAGGGTGGCGTGTCGCTCGCGGGCCGCACGCCGACCAACACGCCGGCGGTCGTTGCGAACCTTTGGGTGTCGTACGCCTTCACGCCGCGCCTGCAAGCCACGGCAGGCGTGCGGCATGTGGGCAAGGTCTACGCCGATGCGGCCAACACCATGCACTGGCCGGGCTACACGCTGCTCGACCTCGGGCTGAGCTGGCAGGTGAACCGCACCGTCACGGTGGTGGGCCGCATCCGCAACGCGACCGACCGCGTGTATGCCGCGAACGTCGGCGCAGGCTTCGCCTACCTCGGCGCGCCGCGCACGGCGGATGTCTCGCTGCGCGTGAGCTTCTGA
- a CDS encoding aspartate/glutamate racemase family protein gives MASTNVVGILGGMGPAAGADFVRLFVQACAQQMRARGEPVRDQSFPEHWLAQVPVPDRTGALASGEQGAHQPLEPMLQALGRLAALGSRAVAIACNTAHAWHASLQERFPQVELLHMARETAQQLALQGATEVALMATEGTYRVRLYEEALAEAGLGCHVPLADERQTIMRGIFDGVKAGNLPLAERCFSEVALRLAERHGPVTIIMGCTEVPLGLQGSAAVAGLRLVDPAQVLAEALARRAYGT, from the coding sequence ATGGCTTCGACGAACGTAGTTGGCATCTTGGGGGGCATGGGCCCCGCGGCGGGCGCCGACTTCGTCCGGCTCTTCGTGCAGGCCTGCGCGCAGCAGATGCGTGCGCGCGGCGAGCCGGTGCGCGACCAGTCCTTTCCCGAACACTGGCTGGCGCAGGTGCCGGTGCCCGACCGCACCGGCGCGCTGGCCTCGGGTGAGCAGGGCGCGCACCAGCCGCTCGAACCGATGCTGCAGGCGCTGGGCCGGCTGGCCGCGCTCGGCAGCCGCGCCGTGGCCATTGCCTGCAACACGGCGCATGCCTGGCATGCGAGCCTGCAGGAGCGTTTTCCGCAGGTCGAGCTGCTGCACATGGCGCGCGAAACCGCGCAGCAGCTGGCGTTGCAAGGCGCGACCGAGGTGGCGCTGATGGCCACCGAAGGCACCTACCGCGTGCGGCTGTATGAAGAGGCGCTGGCCGAGGCCGGCCTGGGCTGCCACGTGCCACTGGCCGACGAGCGTCAGACCATCATGCGCGGCATCTTCGACGGCGTGAAAGCCGGCAACCTGCCGCTGGCCGAACGCTGCTTCTCCGAGGTCGCGCTGCGGCTGGCCGAGCGGCACGGCCCGGTCACGATCATCATGGGCTGCACCGAGGTGCCGCTGGGCCTTCAGGGCTCGGCCGCGGTGGCGGGGCTGCGGCTTGTCGACCCGGCGCAGGTGCTGGCCGAGGCGCTGGCACGACGGGCCTACGGCACGTAG
- a CDS encoding LysR family transcriptional regulator: MRLRHIEVFNAIMLAGSVSAAARLINITQPAVSRTLQHAELQLGFPLFQRTKGRLTPTTEALTLYPHIERLFAQLDEVQRLAANLRAGNDTGELRILSVLALSYEILPRALKAFREMHPGYAITVESLHSPQIMSALLLQEADVGFAFSPAVHPSLTQETLADSRMVCVAPKGMLPRALVRNGSVALHDLIDRPVIGLDGRDPVGTSLSQACRQAGVGFQQAVVTVQTYHAALAMAHHGLGVALVDGCTARSADRTKVEVLTLEPHIPVPVRALRFAGKPDSVAVRGITRCMREAIEQTA; the protein is encoded by the coding sequence ATGCGGCTGCGCCACATCGAGGTCTTCAACGCGATCATGCTCGCGGGCAGCGTGAGCGCGGCTGCGCGGCTCATCAACATCACGCAGCCCGCGGTGAGCCGCACGCTGCAGCATGCCGAGTTGCAGCTGGGCTTTCCGCTGTTCCAGCGCACCAAGGGGCGGCTCACGCCGACCACCGAGGCGCTCACGCTGTACCCGCACATCGAGCGGCTGTTTGCGCAGCTCGACGAGGTGCAGCGGCTGGCGGCGAACCTGCGTGCGGGCAACGACACCGGCGAGCTGCGCATCCTCAGCGTGCTCGCGCTGAGCTACGAAATTTTGCCGCGCGCGCTCAAGGCTTTTCGCGAGATGCACCCGGGCTACGCGATCACGGTCGAGTCGCTGCACTCGCCGCAGATCATGTCGGCGCTGCTCTTGCAAGAGGCCGACGTGGGCTTTGCGTTCAGCCCCGCGGTGCACCCCTCGCTCACGCAGGAGACGCTGGCCGACAGCCGCATGGTGTGCGTCGCGCCCAAGGGCATGCTGCCGCGCGCGCTGGTGCGCAACGGCTCGGTGGCGCTGCACGACCTCATCGACCGCCCGGTGATCGGCCTCGACGGCCGCGACCCGGTCGGCACCAGCCTGAGCCAGGCCTGCCGGCAGGCGGGCGTGGGTTTCCAGCAGGCCGTCGTCACGGTGCAGACCTACCATGCCGCACTGGCCATGGCGCACCACGGACTGGGCGTGGCGCTGGTCGACGGCTGCACGGCGCGCTCGGCCGACCGCACCAAGGTCGAGGTGCTGACGCTCGAGCCGCACATTCCCGTGCCGGTGCGGGCGCTGCGCTTCGCAGGCAAGCCCGACTCGGTGGCGGTGCGCGGCATCACGCGCTGCATGCGCGAAGCGATCGAGCAGACCGCCTGA
- a CDS encoding transporter substrate-binding domain-containing protein — protein sequence MKLSVLMASLAAAVLFTAPAAQAADTLAKIAESGKISLAYRESSVPFSYLDGPNKPIGFSVELSNAVVEAVKKKLNKPNLQVSLMAVTSQNRIPLITNGTIDLECGSTTNNTARGKDVAFAVNHFYTGTRLLTKKSSKIKDYADLAKKTVASTTGTTNALVMRKYNTEKNLGMDIVLGKDHADAFLLVESDRAVAFAMDDILLFGLIANSKNPADYEVVGESLQVEPYACMLPKDDPAFKKLVDDTFTAMMKSGEFEKLYTKWFMQPIPPKNVPLNLPMSDQLKENLKAFSDKPAT from the coding sequence ATGAAACTCTCCGTTTTGATGGCGTCCCTGGCTGCCGCGGTCCTCTTCACTGCACCGGCCGCACAGGCTGCCGACACGCTCGCCAAGATCGCCGAGTCCGGCAAGATCTCGCTCGCCTACCGCGAGTCGTCGGTGCCCTTCAGCTACCTGGACGGCCCCAACAAGCCGATCGGGTTCTCGGTGGAACTCTCCAACGCCGTGGTCGAGGCGGTGAAGAAGAAGTTGAACAAGCCCAACCTGCAGGTCTCGCTGATGGCGGTCACCTCGCAGAACCGCATCCCGCTGATCACCAACGGCACCATCGACCTGGAGTGCGGCTCCACCACCAACAACACCGCGCGCGGCAAGGATGTGGCCTTTGCGGTGAACCACTTCTACACGGGCACGCGCCTGCTGACGAAGAAGTCTTCCAAGATCAAGGACTACGCCGACCTCGCGAAGAAGACCGTGGCCAGCACCACCGGCACCACCAACGCGCTGGTCATGCGCAAGTACAACACCGAGAAGAACCTCGGCATGGACATCGTGCTCGGCAAGGACCACGCCGACGCGTTCCTGCTGGTCGAGAGCGACCGCGCCGTGGCCTTCGCCATGGACGACATCCTGCTGTTCGGCCTCATCGCCAACTCGAAGAACCCGGCCGACTACGAAGTGGTGGGCGAGTCGCTGCAGGTCGAGCCCTACGCCTGCATGCTGCCCAAGGACGACCCGGCCTTCAAGAAGCTGGTGGACGACACCTTCACCGCCATGATGAAGAGCGGCGAGTTCGAGAAGCTCTACACCAAGTGGTTCATGCAGCCGATTCCGCCGAAGAACGTGCCGCTGAACCTGCCGATGAGCGACCAGCTCAAAGAGAACCTCAAGGCCTTCAGCGACAAACCCGCGACTTGA
- a CDS encoding D-amino acid dehydrogenase, producing MHVCVLGAGIVGLATAWQLERQGHQVTVIDRAAPGAGASGGNGAQLSYSYVQPLADPSIWTQLPKLLFSPTSPLKLRPQLDPLQWRWGLAFLAACNAATSRDTTAQLLALAAASRTGFEAMQADIAPDCDFSATGKLVLYASAASLEGASAQVALQRTLGSEQRIVTPDECVAIEPALADYRGQMAGAVHTPSECAADCLKVCAELMRALNARGVRFMLGVDVHGFARSEGHEGGVAAVQTSEGDIEADAFVMALGSASHKLGRALGAYLPVYPLKGYSITVDVDPAPGAAPRVNVTDSARKVVFARIGSRLRVAGMAELVGHDASIPATRIETLADATRAVFPRASRLAELHPWTGMRPATPKGLPIIGRLAHAPSNMLFNTGHGALGFTLAFGSAQRIAQALDAAPSRS from the coding sequence ATGCATGTGTGCGTGCTCGGCGCCGGCATCGTGGGCCTGGCGACCGCCTGGCAACTCGAGCGCCAGGGCCACCAGGTCACGGTGATCGACCGCGCGGCGCCCGGCGCGGGCGCCAGCGGCGGCAACGGCGCGCAGCTCAGCTACTCGTACGTGCAGCCGCTGGCCGACCCGTCGATCTGGACGCAGCTGCCCAAGCTGCTGTTCTCCCCCACGTCACCGCTGAAACTGCGCCCGCAGCTCGACCCGCTGCAATGGCGCTGGGGACTGGCCTTCCTGGCCGCATGCAACGCCGCGACCTCGCGCGACACCACCGCACAGCTGCTCGCGCTGGCGGCCGCGAGCCGCACCGGCTTCGAAGCGATGCAGGCCGACATCGCACCCGATTGCGATTTCTCCGCCACCGGCAAGCTGGTGCTCTATGCGAGCGCGGCGTCGCTCGAAGGGGCGAGCGCACAGGTCGCGCTGCAGCGCACCCTGGGCAGCGAACAGCGCATCGTCACGCCCGACGAGTGCGTGGCCATCGAGCCCGCGCTCGCGGACTACCGCGGCCAGATGGCAGGCGCGGTCCACACGCCCAGCGAGTGCGCGGCCGACTGCCTCAAGGTGTGCGCCGAGCTGATGCGCGCACTGAACGCGCGCGGCGTGCGCTTCATGCTCGGCGTCGACGTGCACGGCTTTGCGCGCAGCGAAGGCCACGAGGGCGGTGTCGCGGCGGTGCAGACGAGCGAAGGCGACATCGAAGCCGATGCCTTCGTGATGGCGCTGGGCTCGGCCTCGCACAAGCTCGGTCGTGCGCTCGGCGCCTACCTGCCGGTGTACCCGCTCAAGGGTTACAGCATCACGGTCGACGTTGACCCCGCACCCGGCGCCGCGCCGCGCGTGAACGTGACCGACAGCGCGCGCAAGGTCGTCTTCGCGCGCATCGGCTCGCGCCTGCGCGTGGCCGGCATGGCCGAACTCGTGGGGCACGACGCGAGCATTCCGGCCACGCGCATCGAGACGCTGGCCGACGCCACGCGCGCCGTGTTCCCGCGCGCGAGCCGGCTCGCCGAACTGCACCCCTGGACCGGCATGCGCCCCGCCACGCCGAAGGGCCTGCCGATCATCGGGCGACTGGCGCATGCGCCGTCGAACATGCTGTTCAACACCGGCCACGGCGCGCTCGGTTTCACGCTGGCCTTCGGCTCGGCGCAGCGGATCGCGCAGGCGCTGGACGCGGCCCCGTCGCGCTCCTGA
- a CDS encoding PepSY domain-containing protein, which translates to MHAKRWLFLIHRWLGVVVCAFFAMWFISGVVMMYVGYPKLTEAERLQHLPPLDAKAPLLGPRQALDAAGIAGPLQDLRLAVASGGQAVYLAAPARAAEPSARRSPPGGGVVVIDAQTGTVLRQVDRARALVTAQAYGGEGVVLRYRRTIDEDAFTHSRGLDAHRPLHVIDLVDAQATRLYISGQTGEVVRDAPRAERMWNYVGAWIHWLYPLRGTGLDRYWADIVNWLSIVGIAVTLTGTVVGVMRWRFRRTYKSGSHSPYQGTMMRWHHISGLLFALVTLTWIFSGLMSMNPWRVFDSGAPALRTAAMQGGPLVVETGDAAPAALLASTRGDIRELRWVRAAGQTLVLASTTSGRPLVRDAASAQPQQIDPDALRSSVAQLLPDPVARIDVLTAYDSHYYTRDAHTMTGGSEKPLPVWRVVFADAHATWVHVDPQTGAVLGRSDSTRRWSRWLFAMLHSWDWLPLLERRPLWDVLLVALSTGGALLSLTGVVIGWRRLGRKLRSATGPRPAPARSAAPSRRPA; encoded by the coding sequence ATGCATGCCAAACGCTGGTTGTTCCTGATCCACCGCTGGCTCGGCGTGGTCGTCTGCGCCTTCTTCGCGATGTGGTTCATCTCGGGCGTGGTGATGATGTACGTGGGCTACCCCAAGCTCACCGAGGCCGAGCGTCTGCAGCACCTGCCGCCGCTCGATGCGAAGGCGCCCTTGCTGGGCCCGCGGCAGGCGCTCGATGCGGCGGGCATTGCGGGGCCGCTGCAGGACCTGCGACTGGCCGTGGCCAGCGGCGGGCAGGCGGTGTACCTCGCGGCGCCGGCACGCGCGGCCGAACCCAGCGCGCGCCGTTCGCCGCCGGGGGGCGGCGTGGTCGTCATCGATGCGCAGACCGGCACGGTGCTGCGCCAGGTCGACCGCGCCCGCGCGCTCGTGACCGCACAGGCCTACGGGGGCGAGGGCGTGGTGCTCAGGTACCGGCGCACCATCGACGAAGACGCCTTCACCCATTCGCGCGGGCTCGACGCGCACCGTCCGCTGCATGTGATCGACCTGGTCGATGCACAGGCCACGCGGCTGTACATCTCGGGCCAGACCGGCGAGGTGGTGCGCGACGCGCCGCGCGCCGAGCGCATGTGGAACTACGTGGGTGCGTGGATCCACTGGCTGTACCCGCTGCGCGGCACGGGCCTGGACCGCTACTGGGCCGACATCGTCAACTGGCTGTCGATCGTCGGCATCGCCGTCACGCTCACGGGCACGGTGGTGGGCGTGATGCGCTGGCGCTTCCGGCGCACCTACAAGAGCGGATCGCACTCGCCGTACCAGGGCACGATGATGCGCTGGCACCACATCAGCGGCCTGCTGTTCGCGCTCGTCACGCTGACGTGGATTTTCAGCGGGCTGATGTCGATGAACCCCTGGCGCGTGTTCGACAGCGGTGCGCCGGCGTTGCGCACGGCGGCGATGCAGGGCGGGCCGCTTGTTGTAGAAACTGGCGATGCGGCGCCCGCCGCGCTGCTGGCTTCCACGCGTGGCGATATCCGCGAACTGCGTTGGGTGCGCGCGGCAGGGCAGACGCTGGTGCTGGCCAGCACCACCAGCGGCCGGCCGCTGGTGCGCGACGCGGCCAGCGCACAACCGCAACAGATCGACCCAGACGCGCTGCGCAGCTCCGTCGCGCAACTGCTGCCCGACCCGGTCGCGCGCATCGACGTGCTGACCGCCTACGACAGCCACTACTACACGCGCGACGCGCACACCATGACTGGCGGCAGCGAGAAGCCGCTGCCGGTCTGGCGCGTGGTGTTTGCCGACGCGCACGCCACCTGGGTCCATGTCGATCCGCAGACCGGCGCCGTGCTGGGCCGCAGCGACAGCACGCGCCGTTGGAGCCGCTGGCTGTTCGCGATGCTGCACAGCTGGGACTGGCTGCCGCTGCTCGAACGCCGCCCGCTGTGGGACGTGCTGCTGGTCGCGCTGAGCACGGGCGGTGCGCTGCTGAGCCTGACCGGCGTGGTGATCGGCTGGCGGCGCCTGGGCCGCAAGCTCAGGAGCGCGACGGGGCCGCGTCCAGCGCCTGCGCGATCCGCTGCGCCGAGCCGAAGGCCAGCGTGA
- a CDS encoding M20/M25/M40 family metallo-hydrolase → MKLQPRTFLLAAVCAAFLGTASAAPDARIAALAAKEKPALLETLKELVSIESGSRDLEGLEKISDLIAAKFKALGGEVELIDPSADAYRMEDTPEKIGRVVRATFKGTGTKKIMLIAHMDTVYTIGMLNKQPFRIDGDKAYGLGISDDKQGVAVITHLVSMLQTLKFKDYGTLTVLINGDEEISSPGSRALLTKLGGEHDAVLSFEGASIKDDKLSLATAGIASVTLNVSGKASHAGSAPELGVNALYELSHQILQMRDLSDPATGLKMNWTISKSGSNRNVIPASATAGADVRVLKVADYDRIEQQVNERVKKQLVPEAKVELKFERRRPPLEATDASRALAKHAQAIYKDELGRPLGADDKAAGGGTDAAFASLKTKAPVIERFGLQGFGAHSADAEYVLIDSIEPRLYLGVRMVMDIATGKTTVR, encoded by the coding sequence ATGAAACTCCAGCCCCGCACCTTCCTGCTCGCCGCCGTCTGCGCGGCCTTCCTCGGCACCGCCTCTGCCGCGCCCGATGCCCGCATCGCCGCGCTCGCCGCCAAGGAAAAGCCCGCGCTGCTCGAGACGCTGAAAGAGCTGGTCTCCATCGAGTCGGGCAGCCGCGACCTCGAAGGCCTCGAGAAAATCTCCGACCTCATTGCCGCCAAGTTCAAGGCGCTGGGCGGCGAGGTCGAGCTCATCGACCCGAGCGCCGACGCCTACCGCATGGAAGACACGCCCGAGAAAATCGGCCGCGTGGTGCGCGCCACCTTCAAGGGCACGGGCACGAAAAAGATCATGCTCATCGCGCACATGGACACGGTCTACACCATCGGCATGCTCAACAAGCAGCCGTTCCGCATCGACGGCGACAAGGCCTACGGCCTGGGCATTTCGGACGACAAGCAGGGCGTGGCCGTCATCACGCACCTGGTGTCGATGCTGCAGACGCTGAAGTTCAAGGACTACGGCACGCTCACCGTGCTGATCAACGGCGACGAGGAAATCAGCTCGCCGGGTTCGCGCGCGCTGCTCACCAAGCTCGGCGGCGAGCACGACGCCGTGCTGTCGTTCGAAGGCGCGTCCATCAAGGACGACAAGCTCTCGCTGGCCACCGCGGGCATCGCCTCGGTCACGCTGAACGTGTCGGGCAAGGCCTCGCACGCGGGCTCGGCGCCCGAGCTGGGCGTGAACGCGCTGTACGAGCTGTCGCATCAAATTCTGCAGATGCGCGACCTGTCCGACCCGGCCACGGGCCTGAAGATGAACTGGACCATCTCGAAGTCGGGCTCCAACCGCAACGTGATTCCGGCCAGCGCCACCGCGGGCGCCGACGTGCGCGTGCTCAAGGTGGCCGACTACGACCGCATCGAGCAGCAAGTGAACGAGCGCGTGAAGAAGCAGCTGGTGCCCGAGGCCAAGGTCGAGCTGAAGTTCGAACGCCGCCGTCCGCCGCTCGAGGCCACCGACGCTTCGCGCGCGCTCGCCAAGCACGCGCAGGCGATCTACAAGGATGAGCTGGGCCGCCCGCTGGGCGCCGACGACAAGGCGGCCGGTGGTGGCACCGACGCGGCATTCGCCTCGCTCAAGACCAAGGCGCCCGTCATCGAGCGCTTCGGCCTGCAAGGCTTCGGCGCGCACTCGGCCGACGCGGAGTACGTGCTGATCGATTCCATCGAGCCGCGTCTCTACCTGGGCGTGCGCATGGTGATGGACATCGCCACCGGCAAGACCACCGTCCGCTGA